In Vulpes lagopus strain Blue_001 chromosome 15, ASM1834538v1, whole genome shotgun sequence, the sequence TTCCCCACCGCGGCGGGTCACGCGTAAAGCTGGCTCGCGGCGGGACCGGGTCCGCGTCCTGGCTTCTAAGTACCGAGGGCTGCGGAGAGAGGGCAAAGCCGGCACCGCGGGCaggcgggggcaggcgggggcaggcggggcaggcggggcaggcggggcaggcggggcaggcgggggcaggcggggcaggcggggcaggcggggcaggcggccgggcgcgggggcggctCCACCGGCTGGTGCGCCCCGGAGAGGCTGGGGCGGTGCGCtcgcggccccccgccccccgcgcccccgcgccccgcgccccccgcagcTCTGCGTCCCTCGCAGGCACCTGAGGCCGGGGGCAGGCCCTCGCTCATGCCCTGAAAACCCCAAAGCACAGAGTTTTCGCGACTCGTCCAATGTGCCGAGGGGCTCCCCACGCCCCAGGTACAGCCCGCGGGCCCGGCGAGCAGGCGGCGGAGGCCCGAGGCTCGCTCGGGAGGctgcgccccagccccgggggtGCGCGCGGCGCCGGGCGGGCCCTCGGCGGGacccgggcgggcgggggcgggggcgggggcgcgcgggccggtgcgggggcgggggcgggggcgggggcgggggcgggcgcgcggcTTCCCCGAGGCCggaggcggggcgggcgggccccGGGAGGCGCGGGAGGCGCGGGGGGCGGACCCGCCCGCTGCCGGCGCCGCTCGCTCGCACTCGGTCGCGCCGCGGGGCAGGCATGGGAGCGGCGCGCGCCCTCCCGGCGCCCACACCTGTCTGAGCGGCGCAGCGAGCCGCGGCCCCGGCGGGCTGCTCGGCGCGGTGAGTGCGGGCGCggccgggggggcgcggggcgcgggggcggcagCGGCGGGACAAAGGGCGGgcgcgcgcggcgggggcgcggcggggcccggggctgcggggctgcggggctgcggggcgggggctgcggggccgggggctgcggggctgcgttCCCGCGGGTCCCCGGGCGGCGGGCGTTAGCGACGGGCTGGAGGTGCCGGCGCGGGCTCGGGGCGCGGACAGCACCCGCCGCCGCCCCTCGGCTCCTGGGGGCCCTGCCTCTGGGTCCCTCTGGCCACGGGACCGGACGCCTCGTAGCCGGGGACGGGCAGCAGCGCAGGTGCGGAGCAGGCGGACCATCGAGGGGCCCGTGCTGCTGAGGACGGCCGCGGGCTCACCGGCGGTGGAAGCGGAGGCTTCTTCCTCGGCCTGTGGACGCACGTCACGAGTTCACTtgtaaataaaagtttgaaaagtTTAAGAATTGTcttgggagaggagggagaattATTTCAGTAAAGGAAAACCACCACCCCCCTCCAGGATGCAGGTTAGGGTTGCCTTGCGACACctcaggaaaaaaagcaaaaaagcggCTGCTAGGGACCCCGCGTGTGTCACCGCCCTGGGGCGACCCCGTGGCACTTGGGAAAGAGAAGCAGCCCCTGCTGGTGGAGGGCCCCAGGCTGTGGAGGGCTCCAGGCTGCGGTGGGCTCCCTTCCTCCGCCCCAGCCTGGACTGGACTGGAGGGCTCCCCGGGTGCGCCTCGGGGGCAGAGAGGCCAAGGCCAGAGTTGCCCTCTGGGGGCCACGCAGGAAAGACTTGACTTTAGATAGTTTGAGGTCCGCTGAGGCCAAAGCCTAATGCCAATTAATATGAGGATATTTACTGCACTTGTGTCGGGCTCCTCTTCATGCACAGGAACATTTAAAATAGGCCACAGGACGTGTCTCTGGAGAAGCCTTGACAGGAGCGAATTGGAGGTGGAGTGGGGAGAAGCAATTTAGGAGAAATGCTATAAAAGCCACTGTGTTTACTTGTGATGTCTGATCACGTGCACACCTGCTGCATTTGAAGAAATTGTTTCACTTGTGTTTTTCCCACCTAAACAGTCAGGAGATGACCTGGCATACTTTGCTGTAGTGAACTGGAAAGGAAGCATTCTTCCCAGGTAACTAATAGGGATCTCATTTTTGTAACACTGGCAGCTTACTCAGGTAGGTGGTGAATACGGGTGTGTTTTTCCGTCTAGGATAAGTGCCACGGTGCCCATTAGTGGGTCTGAGAATGTGACTGGCCGCAGTCTGCAGGGTTTAAGAGTCTCAGGTTCTCCCACGTATTTCTTCTCATGGATCCCCGAGGATTCAGTCCACCGGGCGTGATTCATGGGTAACTCCCACTGGCTCCGGGGAGCTCCTTCCTCCTGGGCTCACCACTGACAGGTCTATACACTGTTCTTGTTCTGCCACCAGGTCTGCCCCAAGCTCACTAGGGTGGTGCGTTTTGCCTAAAAGCTGATAGAGGAGAAGTTAAACTTCTTTTGACCACAAGACTGTGTGCAGGGTGGCTGGGCTTGTAAACGCGCTGCCTTTCTTTCCTGTAGGGGCTGTAATTCTTAAACCATTATGTGATTAGGTCTGTTTTCCTTTAACAGTTCTTTGACTCAGGAAAATGAGGGCAAGCCTGGCTGCAGAGGGCTCACAGAGCTTTGTTCGCTTTTAGGTATTTGCTTTAGGAATTAGCGTGGTTTCACTGGTCAGTATTCCTGGCCACAGAGTCCGTGGAAAACCCTTTGTTATCCTTCCAGATGGTGTCCAAAACTTTTATCTCTACAGACTTTCCCACTGTTTGTTTCGACATGACTGTTTATAGTAGTCACAGGAATTCATCTGTTGGACAATAGAGAATGTATGTCCTaaggattagattttttttttttctcccagcacTTGTTTGCTATAGGAGTTAAGTCGTTCTCCCAAACACTTGCCCTCTTGAGGAGACCTGTGTCATTGCCGTTTTGAAGAGGAAGGTGTGGAGCAGTTTCAGTGACCAGTCTCCAAGCGGATGgtgctggtttgtttgtttctgataaTGTCCCTTCATCATTAGATTATCAGTGGATTTGTGAAGTAGCAGCAtcctcataaaatataaatatttttagacgAATGGACTGCAGGACAGTGGCTCCTATTGAGTGATGGGGCACGGAATGTGTAACTCTTGTGAGTCAGATACACGGAGTTGGGAAAGAAATAGTTTTTGCATTAATAAAACCTTAATTTTTCATTCTACTTTATCAGTCAGGTGAAGTGATACATGAGAATAGTTGAGAACTTTGAGAAAGGATTATGTATGTGAGGAATCTTTATCCAGTAAAGGCTTAGTCCTAGAAATGAAATGTTGGAGGCCTGAATTTTCTCCATCTGGATTTAGATAGAGCAAGGATAAGATTTGGAAGATAAGATTTGGAAGTCTTCATTCTCggttttgtgttgttgtttttttttttttttttttttgaaggagtaCCTATTTCAGACAGTTCTGTAAGAGTAAGGTGATTCATTTGTGAAGGCAAGAAAGAATTTCAAGTTAATGGAATTTATTAGTTACCTTTTCTGATAGTGAgattataaatgttattatatcTGTTTCCATCCTAGAGtgtttgtttaaataaacttaaaaggggcgcctgggtggctcagtgggtaaagcatctgcctttggctcaggtcatgatcccagggtcctgggatccagccccatgtggggctccctgctcagaggagagcctgctgctccccctgctcgttcggtctcttgctttctctgtcaaataaataaaatattctaaataaataaattaaataagcttAAATGGGCATAGTACAGGCTTGCTTagagtttataaaaatgaaaacaataattgtCTCCTGGGACGTTATTACCAGGTGAGTTGAGAAATGCATGCAAAGCCACCAACCTAATTTTAAAGCATCACAGTTATTGGTGTGTATTAATAGGAAAGGGGTCAGGGTAGGGTGTGAATGCCCCAGGAAAGGGCCTTGGCGGGTGAGATTTCCCCCCTGGCACTTTTCTGAGAGCCGGCACACCCAACCATCCTTCTTCTCCATTCTTGAAAGCTGCCCTCTGCTGGAGGCCTTTGTTTGCTTGATGAGGGAAATCTTGTCTCCTAGATTGGCAAGAGATTAGCAagatacattttccttttcccctctgctcctggccTTCTCAATTCTGTGAGTGCGGGCTCCCAGACACTAAAGGATGGTGCAGACTCCATTTGTATACAGCCTACCGCTTGCACTGGACTTTTGTGACCCTGGAAAATGATAATATTAGGGAATCCTGGACCTGAAAAGACCAGCACTGAAAAGCTAAAGAGATCATCCAGTTCAGGTTGCCATTCAGAATAGTTTCTAAACTACCCTGaacacatatttgataaaggggtGAGCAGTTTCTGAAGTGCGTAACCTTAACACAGATGGCAGCTTAAACCCATTTGGGAGCCTGAGAACAGATGACTTGATCTCCCAGTTTACAATCAGGAAAAAACCATTGTAATcgcacacctaaaactaatatcaCTATACTtcaggaaaactttaaaaataacaataaaaacgcTTTATCAGTTTGGAATAACTTGACCTGCATTGGTCTGTACTAATTTCTAAATCTGAATGCAagtatttttaaaggcaattttatAGCTTTCTGAGTTACAAAGAAAATCTAATCAAGATAGAGAACCCCAGGACAAGATCTTATCACAAGTTAATGTGTTCAGTTTAAGCAATAATGTAGGGAACTTGTAGGCAATGTTTCAGACTAATAGAAGTTTGTGTTTTTGAGGTATccaaaaaagtttatttctaaagACTTAGATCTTTACCTGTTGGTTTAGCAGTCCTTACAGATGGCTGACTTCTCCTTCACTGGCTAAATGATCAGAATTTAAGTTGTAAGGACTCTGAATTAGTAATACTATTGAACGAATGTTGACTGTTAATTAGATGATATTTTATCCAGAATATTGATATTCCATGGAGAATAGTAATATCCTAATGATCTGCGGTAGGCTCTTTAGCATTATCTACCAGGATCCTGTGATTTGTAAATGATCCCAAAGGTTCTTGGCACAGTGGTTTGTCATTTCTCTGAGGAACAAATTCAATCCTGCATGTTGGGAGGCTAGAGTGAGGCCGTGGCCATTGAGGGAGCCTAGCTAAGTGCCCAGCCTCGTGCCCACGAAAAGACTGGTCTCCATTTCTTCAGACCCACGAACTCTCAGGAACTGgttacaaaacattttttgaaagattgatatttaaaacaacaacaacaacaacaaaaaccaagcCCTCACTGTGAGATAAGACATGCTTCAAGGACTtcgaatattttttaaaaataggtttgcTGTAGAGGCAGAGCACTTGGAAAAGTGAAATGTAGAGTTAATTTTGCCTAAGAGGAGGTTAGTTCGTTAAGACAGAGTTCCtagttaaatattttacttttttttaattttaattttttttttttttttctaatttacgatagtcacagagagagagaggcagagacacaggcagagggagaagcaggctccatgcaccgggagcccgacgtgggattcgatcctgggtctccaggatcgtgccctgggccaaaggcaggtgccaaactgctgcgccacccagggatccctagttaaATATTTTAGACTCCTTCCTGCCCTTCTCTTCCATGACGTCCTTGCCAATGAACTATTTCAATGTTTCGATAAAGACAAATGCCACTGGAGGAATTCTGCTGCAGTAGATAATCTGGGCTCTGCAGTCCAGGATCCAACTCACATATAAATTTCCAATTTGAGAATTGAAGATGTGTGCCCTAGATGATGACCCTGCGAGCATTCTCTAACTGCTGGTTTCTTCCTGCACATTGCAAAGATTACCTACAGCTTATGATAACCCAGAGCATAATAACGTctcacctcctcctctctctctcccccaagaATCACATTTTGAGAACAGGAACACTTGGCAGCTCTGACCTCTGGatcctgtgttttgtttcttagataaGCTGAAGTCAAACTTGGCCTGACAGTATTAGCAGTATTAGTCAGTATTAGCAGGCATCAACATTCACCATGGTAATCTAAGGGAGGAGGAGATGGTCGGAGACGTACACATCACACTTGGCAGGAATTCTGCCGTGGGGGCATTTAGTTACCCAGACAGTGACTTACATAGAGAAGACACCATCCAGGAACTAGATATGTTTAAGAACGGAGTCCTGAGCCAGGAGATAGGAATAATCAGATACAGAGCCATCTCCTAAAGTTTCCTAACGGGTTGTCCTCACCACACCTAGGCCACCCCTGAAGTCCCCACTGGGGAGGGGGGCTTTATGAGCATCAGGATCCTTTCCTTCATCTACTTAGAGCCTTTAGTTGTGATGGTATCCaaacccccccgccccacacatgCAAATATGGGTATGCACACAGACCCCATGGTTTCAAGGATTTAGAGAAACCACGAGATATCTCTCCTCCCCACAGAAGGGCCCAGGGACTCTTCCTattgggaaaaaaggaaagaaacaatctCAAAGAATCAGGGAGTCCCAAGGAATTACCTTTTCCAGGAGCTCATGCCTGTTTCATCCCATCTCTGTTTTCTCTGATAGAAGTGGAATCAGAGAGAATCAAGCAAAAAGAGGCCagaagtggggcagggaggggagggggggggtggggatgcaCACTTCTTAGTAATAGTGGGTGTGGATATTGGGAATACGGATTGGCATGCTCAGCTGGCCTAGATCAGATCAAGGGGATTTTCCAGTTTAtgtaaaagaaagcagaaaacacCCAAAAGTTGCCAACAGGTCTATACTCTCAAGAGGAAGAGAATGGGGACTAGGGGATGGATGGTTTCTTCCTGACTCCTGCTGCTAGGTTCCAAAGTCTTGGAGACCTGacccctccctgtcctcctttTGGGAAGCACTCCATCCTGAGCAAATTACCCTACTCCCTACCCGCTACATCAGCTCCTCCGGAACAGAAGATGCACAACCAGTCAGAGCTAACTTGCCCTTGAGTGTTTATGAAAGTACTCCCAAtctgtttttcattgttgtttttcttgtggCATGATTGATCCAGCTCTTTTAACATACAtttcaggataaaatccaaacttcttcATTTAGTGTATGGAGCCTTGCATAATATGGCTTTTGCCCACTGCCTCCACCACCTCTTGTCTTCCACCCTTCCTGGGCTTAGTATAATTTCTGAAATGACTTGCACTGTTGCATGTCTTTGTGTCCTTGCATATGACTATCCCTTTCACTCTGTCTTATATTATCTAACTTCTCCTCACCTTTAACACCCACCTCTAGCATCATCTCCCCTGGATCTCCTGTTTTTGTGACTCCCCACAGCTGGATTTCATGCCTTTTTCCTGAGTGGCCACATCATCCACATACATCTCTGTCACTAGCACTCAGCATGCCTCATTGAAAAAATGTGGTTTTTGTAGCCATACTAATCCTTCATTCACTCTTCGATGAATACAAGTACTCATTCGGTAAATCCattcaataaatctttgttgagCGCTAGCATAGGCCCAAATTCAAGGCATTCAGATGAGCCAGGAACACAGATACAGAGACCTGAAAGGTAACAGCAGTAAAGTTCACAATGTGCTACCCAATGCTACGTTAGAGCTTCAGGTCTTTGACAGAGATCCCAATAGCCTACAACAAAATCCAAAGGAAGAAGTATCTTGTTTGTTAGAGGCCTGGCGACTCTGAAACTAAACTTATAATAGTTAGGTCTGTTTTAAATTCAAGCAAAAGTCTCATGCCCTCCTTGGAATCAGCATTTAGAAGTGACAGGAATCCCAGTAAGTGTGACACTGGAGCTATCTATCTCTCCTTAATGCCTTGATGCCTTGGTCACTCAGTTTACTGTGTCATTTACATTTACATGAGCAAGTCGCTCAGAAGATTTTCCAAGTACACGCTATACTGAGAacaggcagaaagaaggaaagaagggcagGTGGACCAGGGAGGTAGGAGGGGACAAAGGCTCCAAGCACAGAGAAGGCTCAAAATTGCACAGAAACCCAGGCTGGTGGAGCAGCTCCTCTGGGGCTTAATGGCCGCTGGCACTCTGCCTTGTGCTGGGCCATCATTGGGGCATCTTCCACGTAGAAGGGAATGAGCACCCCATTTCACCTTGAGCACGGCAGAGTTCCCAGGTCGAGCCTTGTGTTGTGAGACCATTATCTCGGGATTCCTCTCCACACCCTGATTCCTGAGGAGGGTTCACAGACTTAGAAACAATGACAGGCACGCTGCCGGGCTGCTTCCTCCATCAGCCAGTGCTCAGCCCTTGCCCTGCTGACCTGCTTATCTTTGTTCCTACAGAGTGGTGCTCAGCATGGCGGGGATTCCagggctcctcttcctcctcctcctcctcctctgtgctgTCGGGCAGGTGAGCCCCTCTGGCGCCCACTGGAAACCCACTTGGCCTGCTTATCGCCTCCCGGTGGTCTTGCCCCAGTCCACCCTCCACTTAGGTAAGCCAGACTTTGGGGCCGAAGCCAAATTGGAAGTGTCCTCCTCATGCGGACCCCAGTGTCATAAGGGCACCCCGCTGCCCACCTATGAAGAGGCCAAGCAGTACCTATCCTATGAGACACTCTATGCCAACGGCAGCCGCACCGAGACGCAGGTGGGCATTTATGTCCTcagtggtggcagtggggggCAAGAGTCTTCGCGAAAGGCTCGGAGGAAGCGGCAGATCTATGGCTACGACAGCAGATTCAGCATTTTTGGGAAGGACTTCTTGCTCAACTACCCCTTTTCGACCTCAGTGAAGTTATCCACAGGCTGCACGGGCACCCTGGTGGCAGAGAGGCATGTCCTTACCGCTGCCCATTGCATCCACGATGGGAAGACCTACGTGAAAGGAACCCAGAAACTTCGAGTGGGCTTCCTGAAGCCCAAGTTTAAAGATGGTGGTCGGGGGGCCAACAGCTCCAGCTCTGCCATTCCGGAGAAGATGAAGTTTCAGTGGATCCGGGTGAAACGCACCCACGTGCCCAAGGGTTGGATCAAAGGCAACGCCAATGACATTGGTATGGATTATGACTATGCCCTCCTAGAACTCAAAAAGCCCCACAAGAGAAAGTTCATGAAGATCGGCGTGAGCCCTCCCGCCAAGCAGCTGCCAGGGGGCCGAATCCACTTCTCTGGTTATGACAATGACCGACCAGGCAACTTGGTATACCGCTTCTGTGATGTCAAGGATGAGACCTATGACCTGCTCTACCAGCAGTGTGATGCCCAGCCCGGGGCCAGCGGCTCTGGAGTCTACGTGAGGATGTGGAAGAGGCAGCAGCAGAAGTGGGAGCGAAAAATCATTGGCATCTTTTCAGGGCACCAGTGGGTAGACATGAATGGCTCTCCACAGGATTTCAACGTGGCTGTTAGAATCACCCCTCTCAAATATGCCCAGATTTGCTATTGGATTAAAGGGAACTACCTGGATTGTAGGGAGGGGTGACACGGTGTTCCTTCCTGGCAGCACTTAATGGTCTTCATGTATGTATTTTAGGAGAGGCCAAATGTTGtcattggggtgtgtgtgtgtgtgtgtgtgtgtgtgtgtgtggtgtgtggacTGTGTCATATTATCTTTtacctgattttttaaagttgcaaGATGATTGGCTTTATTATTTGAAAACTGGTTTGTGTATCATTTATCATTTCAGGAGTTTAAAGGCACACTTTTgcatagaaatttttaaaaaaccatactGATGTTTGGGATAATAGAGAATATTTAGCAAGAAAGTTAATCCTTCAATTTTTgagaactttgatttttatttcatctgaaCTTTTGTGTCCAAGGTTTATACTAAATATGTGGCATACGGGAGatataaattcttaaattcttatgtgtgtatatatgtgtgttttctcttgagattcatttgagtttttttttttttttaatgcctaatCACTAACATTTCCATGTTCCCCACCGCATACAACTTTTAGGAACCTTCACAATACTTCAACAGGCAGGTATGATATTTTGGATTTGGAGGCATTTGCACAGTAGTCCTcgataaatgaaataatttgttgaCTATATTGGTACACGTATTAAACTATATCTTACACTAAGTCAGTATCCGAAGCTGCTTTCAGTTTTGAAATGGTTTCTTTCCCAAAGGTGGTTGCTCTATTTTTGAGAAAGGCGCGGCATATGGTCCTGTCAGCTTTGTGACTCATCAGAGTAGGCAAGAGTATTTATGCCAATCCTTCCATTTAACGGGATTTTACTCACGTTTCTTGAACTAGCTATTTTCCAGGAGACAATAATCAGGGCCTAATGAGAGCAAGCTATATCACTTCCCAGCTAACAATTGTGGTCACGCTAAAAACAATCATTTCATTTTACCCCTGGAGTAGAACACATCTCATGTTTTATCATCTGGATGGAgtgatttaaaatgaattaaattccaGAGAACAATGGACGCATTGCTTGGCAGATGTCACAACAGAATAACCACTTGTTTGGAGCCTGGCACAGTCACACAACCTAATCAAAATTATTCTACGGAGTTTGCAGTGCACTTTCAGGGAGCCGCATACTGGTGTAATTTGGAaacttttctctttcactttacttatattttatagtaaaaatatttggATGGTGCTTTAAGAAAAACCAAGAGGACTTTTTTTCCACTAGCTTTAAAGGGGCCTCTTTTACTCGGATACTTTAGGCTACAGGCACATATAATCAACTAcagtaataaaaatggaa encodes:
- the PRSS23 gene encoding serine protease 23 produces the protein MAGIPGLLFLLLLLLCAVGQVSPSGAHWKPTWPAYRLPVVLPQSTLHLGKPDFGAEAKLEVSSSCGPQCHKGTPLPTYEEAKQYLSYETLYANGSRTETQVGIYVLSGGSGGQESSRKARRKRQIYGYDSRFSIFGKDFLLNYPFSTSVKLSTGCTGTLVAERHVLTAAHCIHDGKTYVKGTQKLRVGFLKPKFKDGGRGANSSSSAIPEKMKFQWIRVKRTHVPKGWIKGNANDIGMDYDYALLELKKPHKRKFMKIGVSPPAKQLPGGRIHFSGYDNDRPGNLVYRFCDVKDETYDLLYQQCDAQPGASGSGVYVRMWKRQQQKWERKIIGIFSGHQWVDMNGSPQDFNVAVRITPLKYAQICYWIKGNYLDCREG